The Sulfitobacter sp. SK011 genome has a window encoding:
- a CDS encoding DUF1013 domain-containing protein, producing the protein MAKPIMAKATAVWLVDNTTISFKQIADFVGMHELEVQGIADGDVAQGVKGFDPVANNQLTQDEIEAAQDSPTHVIKLKFNAAAQGEEKRRGPRYTPLSKRQDRPASIYWLVKFHPELTDGQISKLVGTTKPTIQAIRDRTHWNISNIQPIDPVALGLCKQSELDAAVQKAAAKKLAAGEVMNDDERRKLVSTEQSLGMDSEPKIPTAIEGLETFTLSGNPADDEDEDKGDYSDADSFFSLPDDDDDDEADKKS; encoded by the coding sequence ATGGCAAAACCAATTATGGCCAAAGCCACCGCTGTTTGGTTGGTGGACAACACCACCATCAGCTTCAAGCAGATTGCTGATTTTGTTGGCATGCACGAATTGGAAGTGCAGGGCATTGCGGATGGCGATGTGGCGCAGGGCGTGAAGGGTTTTGATCCGGTTGCAAACAATCAACTGACCCAGGATGAGATCGAAGCCGCACAAGACTCTCCCACTCACGTCATTAAGCTCAAGTTCAACGCCGCGGCGCAGGGTGAAGAAAAGCGGCGTGGGCCACGCTATACGCCCTTGTCGAAACGTCAGGATCGGCCTGCCTCGATCTATTGGCTGGTGAAATTCCATCCAGAACTGACAGACGGGCAGATCAGCAAATTGGTCGGCACCACGAAACCGACGATTCAGGCGATCCGTGACCGGACCCATTGGAATATCTCAAACATCCAACCCATTGATCCGGTTGCACTGGGGTTGTGCAAGCAATCTGAACTGGACGCTGCCGTGCAAAAGGCAGCCGCCAAGAAGCTAGCCGCTGGCGAAGTGATGAACGACGATGAGCGGCGCAAACTGGTGAGCACGGAACAAAGCCTTGGGATGGATTCAGAGCCGAAGATTCCAACGGCAATTGAAGGGCTGGAGACCTTTACGCTCTCTGGAAATCCGGCAGATGATGAAGATGAGGACAAGGGCGATTATTCCGACGCCGACAGCTTCTTTTCGCTGCCAGACGATGACGATGACGACGAGGCCGACAAAAAGTCCTGA
- a CDS encoding endonuclease/exonuclease/phosphatase family protein: MTTLGIGLLWLVGLLVLVATLIPFSKIPHGVVRGLAFPRQQLFVMALVLAVLMLVVHPNAWGWFGAATLGLLAAIQLIHTIKFTPIWSQQSVAAPAELRDDTQSHIRILAANIKKSNRQFDRLISLIRAREPDVVLVIEVDEGWIDALKAPLGDTFAHWVEVPKDNGYGICLMSKFPLSETDVREMITEGVPSIRTAVRLPNGSDIRLYVVHPEPPVIDHDTIGRDSEIALVGIEAEKDHLPAIVAGDLNDVAWSTTTRRFQRLSGLLDPRVGRGFYNTFSATMPWMRWPLDHLFHDPEFRLVEMARLEKIGSDHFPMWFVLALARTKAAETKPDPADAKETRKTKEMIAEERDRPREAIGSDWED, encoded by the coding sequence TTGACGACACTCGGCATTGGACTTCTTTGGCTTGTTGGACTGCTGGTACTGGTCGCGACCCTGATACCTTTTTCCAAAATACCTCATGGTGTGGTTCGCGGGCTCGCCTTTCCACGCCAACAGCTTTTCGTGATGGCGCTGGTACTGGCGGTTCTGATGCTGGTCGTGCACCCGAACGCTTGGGGATGGTTTGGCGCGGCTACGCTTGGTTTGCTTGCCGCGATCCAACTTATTCATACCATCAAGTTCACACCGATCTGGAGCCAGCAGTCTGTCGCTGCACCGGCAGAATTACGCGACGATACACAGAGCCACATCAGGATTCTGGCGGCCAACATCAAGAAATCCAATCGGCAGTTCGATAGGCTGATCTCTCTTATTCGAGCGCGCGAACCTGATGTTGTGCTGGTAATCGAAGTGGATGAGGGGTGGATTGATGCGCTGAAGGCCCCTCTTGGGGATACATTTGCACATTGGGTCGAGGTGCCGAAAGACAACGGATATGGCATTTGCCTGATGTCGAAATTTCCACTGTCTGAAACGGATGTGCGTGAGATGATTACCGAAGGTGTGCCGTCGATCCGCACAGCAGTGCGTTTGCCCAATGGGTCGGACATTCGGCTGTATGTGGTACACCCTGAACCACCAGTCATTGACCATGATACGATCGGACGAGACAGTGAGATTGCCCTCGTCGGAATAGAAGCAGAAAAGGATCACTTGCCAGCCATCGTTGCAGGGGACCTCAACGATGTGGCGTGGTCGACCACAACCCGACGTTTTCAGCGGTTGTCGGGCCTGCTTGATCCGCGTGTGGGTCGGGGATTTTACAATACTTTCAGCGCGACGATGCCTTGGATGCGCTGGCCGCTTGATCATCTGTTCCATGACCCTGAATTCAGATTGGTGGAGATGGCGCGGTTGGAAAAAATCGGGTCGGACCATTTTCCGATGTGGTTTGTTCTGGCCCTTGCCAGGACCAAGGCAGCCGAGACGAAACCCGATCCGGCTGACGCAAAAGAAACCCGCAAAACAAAAGAAATGATCGCTGAAGAGCGGGATCGCCCGCGCGAGGCCATTGGCAGTGACTGGGAGGATTGA
- a CDS encoding ribonuclease T2 — MRILLIGFVALLFGAAHPATAKNELAGEFDYFVLSLSWSPNWCAIEGDAKRSPQCAEKSGHGWIMHGLWPQFHRGYPSFCRTVERPPSRGMTSAMADIMGTSGLAWHQWKKHGSCTGLSAQDYYALSRRAYALIERPAIFRKLDRSVRLPASVVEDAFLKSNPAIKADGITITCRNNRIQEARICLSLQLTPVPCGQDVIRDCQMKDALFDPLR, encoded by the coding sequence ATGCGCATCCTGCTGATCGGGTTTGTGGCGCTCTTGTTTGGTGCCGCCCACCCTGCCACAGCCAAGAATGAACTGGCCGGTGAATTCGACTATTTCGTGCTGTCGCTCAGCTGGTCACCAAATTGGTGTGCCATTGAAGGTGACGCAAAACGATCGCCACAATGCGCTGAAAAATCCGGCCACGGTTGGATCATGCACGGTCTCTGGCCTCAGTTCCATCGCGGCTACCCCTCCTTTTGCCGCACGGTTGAACGGCCCCCATCGCGCGGCATGACCAGCGCCATGGCCGACATTATGGGCACAAGCGGGCTGGCATGGCACCAATGGAAAAAACATGGCTCTTGCACCGGCCTTTCCGCGCAGGATTACTATGCGTTGTCCCGCCGCGCCTATGCGCTGATCGAACGCCCCGCCATTTTTCGCAAACTCGACCGCAGCGTCAGATTGCCCGCCTCAGTTGTCGAAGACGCTTTTTTGAAATCCAACCCGGCCATCAAAGCAGACGGCATCACCATCACCTGCCGCAATAACCGCATCCAAGAGGCGCGCATTTGCCTGTCACTTCAGCTCACCCCAGTGCCCTGCGGACAGGACGTAATACGAGATTGCCAGATGAAAGACGCTCTGTTTGACCCGCTCCGTTGA
- a CDS encoding NAD(P)H-quinone oxidoreductase, whose amino-acid sequence MTETMRAIEITKPGGPEVLQVTTRPMPIAGYGQVVIKVAYAGVNRPDALQRAGMYAPPPTASDLPGLEASGEVVIVGAGVSTVAVGDRVCALLPGGGYAEYVATPAAHCLPIPSGMALKQAACLPETFFTVWSNVFMRGGLKAGERFLVHGGSSGIGTTAIQLARTFGARVFATAGTDEKCAACITLGAEEAINYRDSDFVEVLQPVGGANLILDMVGGDYIPRNLKALAEDGRLVQIAFLQGPKVEVNFATLMTRRLTMTGSTLRPQSDLAKARIAQELQEAVWPLLSSGSVAPVMDSEYDFEAASEAHARMETSGHIGKIVLKIAG is encoded by the coding sequence ATGACTGAGACGATGCGTGCAATTGAGATCACCAAACCCGGCGGGCCAGAGGTATTACAGGTCACAACCCGGCCAATGCCCATAGCCGGATATGGTCAGGTTGTGATCAAGGTCGCTTACGCCGGCGTAAACCGTCCGGACGCGTTGCAACGGGCTGGCATGTATGCGCCACCACCCACAGCAAGTGATCTGCCGGGGCTGGAAGCATCAGGTGAGGTGGTCATTGTTGGTGCTGGCGTGTCGACCGTTGCTGTTGGCGATCGTGTCTGTGCGCTGCTGCCCGGTGGCGGATATGCCGAATATGTTGCCACACCTGCCGCGCATTGTTTGCCGATCCCGTCTGGTATGGCGCTGAAACAGGCAGCGTGCCTGCCCGAGACGTTTTTCACCGTGTGGTCGAATGTCTTTATGCGCGGCGGTCTGAAGGCTGGAGAACGGTTTTTGGTGCATGGTGGATCATCGGGCATTGGCACAACGGCGATCCAACTGGCGCGGACCTTTGGCGCGCGGGTGTTTGCCACAGCCGGGACAGATGAAAAATGTGCGGCGTGCATTACGCTTGGTGCCGAAGAGGCGATCAATTACCGGGACAGTGATTTTGTGGAAGTCTTGCAGCCCGTAGGGGGTGCAAATCTCATTCTTGATATGGTGGGGGGCGATTACATTCCCCGAAACCTAAAGGCGTTGGCCGAGGATGGTCGATTGGTTCAGATCGCATTCCTGCAAGGACCGAAAGTTGAAGTGAATTTTGCCACCCTGATGACACGCCGCCTGACGATGACCGGATCGACGTTGCGCCCGCAAAGTGATCTGGCAAAGGCGCGCATCGCACAGGAACTGCAAGAAGCGGTTTGGCCGCTTCTATCATCGGGCAGTGTGGCCCCGGTGATGGACAGCGAATATGATTTCGAAGCGGCGTCAGAAGCGCATGCGCGGATGGAGACAAGCGGCCATATTGGCAAGATTGTTTTGAAAATCGCAGGCTGA
- the recR gene encoding recombination mediator RecR, whose amino-acid sequence MSSTRDIDNLIELMAKLPGLGPRSARRAVLHLIRKRALLLTPLADLMQTVAATARECLNCGNVGTADVCDICDSEKRANGELCVVEDVADLWAMERSGVFKGRYHVLGGTLSALDAIGPQELRIPRLMDRVATEGITEVILALNATIDGQTTAHYIADQLDGQVQLTSLAQGVPIGGELDYLDDGTITAAMRARKAL is encoded by the coding sequence TTGAGCAGTACCCGCGACATCGACAACCTGATCGAACTGATGGCCAAACTTCCCGGCCTCGGTCCCCGCTCGGCCCGGCGCGCGGTGCTTCACCTGATCCGCAAACGGGCGCTGCTGCTGACACCTTTGGCGGATCTGATGCAGACCGTCGCCGCCACCGCCCGCGAATGCCTGAACTGTGGCAACGTCGGCACAGCGGACGTTTGTGACATCTGCGACAGCGAAAAACGCGCCAACGGCGAATTATGCGTGGTCGAAGATGTGGCGGATCTCTGGGCGATGGAACGCTCTGGCGTGTTCAAAGGGCGGTATCATGTGTTGGGCGGCACGCTGTCCGCGCTTGATGCCATCGGCCCTCAGGAACTGCGCATTCCGCGCCTGATGGACCGGGTTGCCACCGAAGGGATCACCGAAGTCATCCTGGCCTTGAATGCGACCATTGACGGTCAAACCACAGCGCATTACATCGCAGATCAGCTTGACGGTCAGGTTCAATTGACCTCGCTGGCGCAAGGCGTTCCCATCGGGGGTGAGCTTGATTACCTCGATGACGGCACAATCACCGCCGCCATGCGCGCCCGCAAAGCGCTTTAG
- a CDS encoding type III PLP-dependent enzyme translates to MTMTAQTSAALRADAPLNFDEAADYIANNTFDKPTLVVSRDRIAAQYDALHAGLGRAHIHYAVKANPAPEIIRMLVEKGCGFDAASRQEVELVLSQGAHPSTISFGNTIKRPVDIAFAHSTGVTLFAADCVAELDKIAAHAPGARVYIRVIVENSLADWPLTRKFGCADSMLPSLLDHAVSVGLVPYGLSFHVGSQTRKAEFWNPVLDQVAPLWHAAIEAGHDLQLLNIGGGFPAFYGETVEAPRAYSAAVMAAVEMRFGNVPHIMAEPGRGMVAEAGHIAAEVLLVSQKSEEAQRRWVYLDIGRFSGLAETEGEAIRYQFVTEHDGGLVGPCVLAGPSCDSADILYEKTPIDLPLDLRSGDRIMIKNCGAYTSTYSSVGFNGFPPLDVIVL, encoded by the coding sequence ATGACCATGACTGCACAAACCAGCGCGGCACTGCGCGCCGATGCACCTTTGAATTTTGACGAAGCAGCGGATTACATCGCGAACAACACGTTCGACAAACCGACATTGGTTGTCAGCCGTGATCGGATTGCCGCGCAATATGATGCGTTGCACGCCGGTTTGGGTCGCGCGCACATTCACTATGCAGTCAAGGCGAACCCGGCACCGGAGATCATTCGCATGCTGGTCGAAAAAGGCTGTGGTTTTGATGCGGCGTCCCGTCAGGAAGTCGAACTGGTGCTGTCTCAGGGTGCCCATCCGTCGACCATTTCCTTTGGCAACACCATCAAACGGCCCGTCGATATTGCGTTTGCACATTCGACCGGTGTGACCTTGTTTGCCGCCGATTGCGTTGCCGAACTGGACAAGATCGCGGCACATGCGCCCGGTGCGCGGGTGTATATCCGTGTAATTGTTGAAAATTCGCTGGCCGACTGGCCGCTGACCCGCAAATTTGGTTGTGCAGATTCGATGCTGCCATCCTTGCTTGATCATGCAGTATCAGTTGGGCTTGTGCCGTATGGTTTGTCGTTTCACGTTGGTTCGCAGACCCGCAAGGCGGAATTCTGGAACCCGGTTCTGGATCAGGTCGCACCGCTTTGGCACGCCGCGATTGAGGCCGGTCACGACCTGCAACTGCTGAACATCGGTGGCGGTTTTCCAGCGTTTTATGGCGAAACCGTCGAGGCACCACGCGCCTATTCTGCGGCCGTCATGGCAGCGGTTGAAATGCGATTTGGCAATGTGCCTCATATCATGGCTGAACCAGGTCGCGGCATGGTGGCCGAGGCCGGTCACATCGCAGCCGAGGTGTTGCTGGTGTCACAAAAATCAGAAGAGGCGCAGCGCCGTTGGGTGTATCTGGATATTGGCCGTTTTTCCGGACTGGCAGAGACAGAAGGCGAAGCGATCCGCTATCAGTTTGTGACAGAGCATGATGGTGGGCTGGTCGGGCCTTGTGTGCTGGCCGGACCTTCGTGCGACTCAGCTGATATCCTGTATGAAAAGACACCCATCGATCTGCCGCTTGATCTGCGTTCGGGCGATCGGATCATGATCAAAAACTGCGGTGCTTATACCAGCACCTACAGCTCTGTCGGGTTTAATGGATTTCCGCCGCTTGATGTGATTGTTCTCTGA